The following proteins are encoded in a genomic region of Polynucleobacter paludilacus:
- the coxB gene encoding cytochrome c oxidase subunit II produces MNLFGKVTKAALTLLASLGITLANASENMPGGPAVNQINFAVPATKIMEQIHGLHIMMLIICAVIFIGVFGVMFYSILKHRKSLGHKSASFHESTTVEIIWTVVPLLIVIGMALPATKTVVAMKDTTNSDITIKVTGYQWKWGYDYIKGEGEGINFLSTLSTSREAINNLAPKSNTYLMEVDNEMVVPVGKKIRMITTANDVIHSWTIPAFGVKQDAIPGFVRDTWFRADKIGTFRGQCSELCGAEHAFMPIVVKVVSAEDYTAWVAEKQKAMAAGGEDPSKVYTLEEQKARGEKVYAANCAACHQPNGKGAGAFPALDGSKVVNGPKAGQFYILLNGKNAMPKWGGVLSDADIAAVITYTRNSWGNHTGEVIQTQDIVTAHSGK; encoded by the coding sequence ATGAATTTATTTGGAAAAGTCACTAAGGCTGCGCTAACACTTTTAGCGAGTTTGGGCATAACGCTTGCAAACGCTTCAGAAAACATGCCTGGCGGCCCAGCCGTAAATCAAATCAATTTTGCTGTACCTGCAACAAAAATCATGGAGCAAATTCATGGTTTGCACATCATGATGCTCATCATTTGTGCGGTCATTTTTATTGGCGTATTCGGAGTGATGTTTTACTCCATTCTTAAGCACCGTAAATCACTCGGTCACAAATCAGCCTCTTTCCATGAAAGCACTACTGTTGAAATTATCTGGACTGTAGTGCCATTATTAATTGTGATTGGCATGGCTTTGCCAGCTACCAAAACTGTTGTAGCAATGAAAGACACCACCAACTCTGATATCACTATCAAAGTCACTGGCTATCAGTGGAAATGGGGATACGACTATATTAAAGGCGAAGGCGAAGGTATTAACTTCCTTTCCACGCTCTCAACTTCACGCGAAGCCATTAACAACTTGGCACCAAAATCAAATACCTATTTGATGGAAGTCGACAATGAAATGGTCGTACCAGTCGGCAAAAAAATTCGCATGATCACTACTGCGAATGATGTAATTCACTCCTGGACTATTCCTGCATTTGGCGTCAAGCAAGATGCGATACCTGGCTTTGTGCGTGATACCTGGTTCCGTGCAGACAAGATCGGTACTTTCCGCGGTCAATGCTCTGAGCTCTGTGGCGCAGAGCACGCATTTATGCCTATTGTTGTAAAGGTAGTTTCTGCTGAGGATTACACCGCCTGGGTTGCTGAGAAACAAAAAGCCATGGCTGCAGGTGGAGAAGATCCATCCAAGGTTTATACCCTTGAAGAACAAAAAGCTCGCGGTGAAAAGGTGTATGCAGCGAATTGCGCAGCATGTCACCAGCCTAATGGTAAAGGTGCTGGCGCCTTCCCTGCTCTTGATGGAAGCAAGGTTGTCAATGGACCTAAAGCGGGTCAGTTTTATATCCTGCTCAACGGTAAAAATGCAATGCCAAAGTGGGGCGGTGTTTTATCAGACGCTGATATTGCTGCTGTTATTACTTACACCAGAAACTCATGGGGCAACCATACTGGTGAGGTAATTCAGACTCAAGACATTGTTACGGCACATAGTGGTAAGTAA
- a CDS encoding methyltransferase domain-containing protein, producing MTRPLRWLQSEIASRMMQKLEIVKLDVNDLLVIPDFPGKHAALLAKRFPGVSINSASEPTMSAWDSWCFQMFRKSRAIFCGGNQFSLERYRQTGHIDLPDDSVDVVFSDLLLQNLPDPKHFLQECWRVLREGGLLTFAYLGPDTGKELIGIPGLEGVLQKLASPWDMHDMGDAVLSEGFSEPVMDMEYVHLEYESNTLLIADSVALQLMTQAPQMQAASPDLPKKMTLEVVYGHAWAIGKHLTRAKDQLAYIDPRQIQRKTRRDPN from the coding sequence ATGACCCGACCCTTAAGATGGCTTCAATCCGAAATTGCAAGTCGGATGATGCAAAAGCTAGAAATCGTTAAGCTTGATGTAAATGATCTGCTGGTGATTCCGGATTTTCCGGGGAAGCATGCTGCACTTTTAGCTAAGCGATTTCCGGGTGTGAGTATCAATAGCGCTTCAGAACCCACCATGAGTGCTTGGGATTCGTGGTGCTTTCAGATGTTTCGAAAATCGCGCGCAATATTTTGCGGAGGAAATCAGTTTTCTTTAGAGCGTTATCGACAGACTGGGCACATTGATCTTCCGGATGATTCGGTTGATGTGGTCTTTAGCGATTTGCTTCTACAAAACCTTCCTGACCCAAAACATTTTTTACAGGAATGTTGGAGAGTGCTGCGGGAGGGTGGGCTTCTGACCTTTGCCTACTTAGGCCCTGATACTGGTAAAGAGTTGATTGGCATACCTGGGCTAGAGGGGGTTCTACAAAAGTTGGCGAGTCCTTGGGATATGCACGATATGGGTGACGCAGTGCTATCAGAAGGCTTTTCAGAGCCGGTGATGGACATGGAGTATGTTCATTTGGAATACGAATCAAATACTCTTTTGATCGCAGACTCTGTTGCTTTGCAATTAATGACTCAAGCACCTCAAATGCAGGCGGCTTCTCCAGATTTACCAAAAAAAATGACACTTGAGGTGGTCTACGGACATGCGTGGGCTATCGGTAAGCACCTCACTAGAGCCAAAGATCAGCTGGCTTATATTGATCCCCGGCAAATTCAGCGCAAGACAAGGCGTGATCCTAATTAA
- a CDS encoding ComF family protein yields the protein MFSIAKLLPNACIICESFQDDLVCLGCLKKLSDEALCHYECCRQCGICLTAVELSAGKCDECRLEPPHFDESVCLASYESGLQKSLHNLKYTKRISVAHGLASTWNHILASRLDYVEIDLAMPVPLSQKKLCERGFNQSWEILRRIQVPKTIQKLACVLQRHHAPHDLVGSDSTSRAETVKDMFYLNPRFKDSIKGRHVVIFDDVMTSKATLNEIAAVLKDNGASRVLNWVLLRTPRYMTKRLQHV from the coding sequence ATGTTTTCAATAGCAAAACTATTGCCCAACGCTTGCATTATTTGCGAGTCTTTTCAGGATGATCTCGTTTGCCTAGGATGCTTGAAAAAACTCTCTGATGAGGCTCTTTGTCATTATGAATGTTGCAGACAATGCGGCATCTGCTTAACTGCAGTCGAACTTAGTGCAGGCAAGTGTGATGAATGTCGACTAGAACCACCCCACTTTGATGAGAGCGTTTGTCTTGCATCTTACGAAAGCGGTTTGCAAAAATCCCTACATAATTTGAAATACACCAAGCGCATCAGTGTGGCGCATGGCTTAGCCAGCACTTGGAATCACATTCTGGCATCGCGCTTAGATTATGTTGAAATTGACTTAGCAATGCCTGTGCCGCTGAGTCAGAAAAAATTATGCGAGAGAGGTTTCAACCAAAGCTGGGAAATTCTGCGTCGCATACAAGTACCCAAAACCATTCAAAAATTAGCGTGTGTGCTGCAAAGACATCATGCGCCACATGACCTTGTAGGATCTGACAGCACTTCACGAGCAGAAACGGTCAAAGATATGTTTTATCTCAATCCCCGCTTTAAAGATTCCATCAAAGGCCGGCACGTGGTGATTTTTGATGATGTGATGACAAGCAAAGCCACTTTGAATGAAATTGCTGCTGTTCTGAAGGACAATGGAGCTTCACGAGTTCTGAATTGGGTTTTACTCAGAACCCCAAGATACATGACCAAAAGATTGCAGCATGTTTAA
- the trmL gene encoding tRNA (uridine(34)/cytosine(34)/5-carboxymethylaminomethyluridine(34)-2'-O)-methyltransferase TrmL has translation MFNIVLFQPEIPPNTGNIIRLCANTGASLHLIEPLGFPMEDAKLRRAGLDYHEFASVKVHQNWQVFLMNEQPKMERVFALTTKGSGHFHAGHYQPGDYFVFGSETKGITDEVRDSISAQNRMRLAMQESSRSLNLSNTVAIVVYEAWRQNGLQGGS, from the coding sequence ATGTTTAATATTGTTTTATTCCAACCTGAAATCCCACCTAACACTGGCAATATCATCCGCCTGTGTGCGAACACTGGAGCATCGCTTCATTTAATTGAGCCTCTAGGTTTTCCGATGGAGGACGCAAAGCTTCGGAGAGCGGGTTTGGATTACCACGAATTTGCTAGCGTCAAAGTACATCAAAACTGGCAAGTTTTTCTCATGAATGAACAGCCCAAAATGGAGCGGGTGTTTGCGCTGACCACGAAAGGCTCTGGGCATTTTCATGCTGGCCATTATCAGCCAGGCGATTATTTTGTCTTTGGCTCTGAAACCAAAGGCATTACTGACGAAGTGAGAGATTCCATTTCTGCCCAAAACCGGATGCGCCTAGCGATGCAAGAGAGCAGTCGCAGTCTTAATCTTTCCAATACGGTTGCCATTGTTGTCTACGAAGCCTGGCGACAAAATGGTTTGCAAGGCGGTAGCTAG
- a CDS encoding NAD(P)H-dependent glycerol-3-phosphate dehydrogenase: MKVTLLGAGAWGTAMAVQAARFLEHDKVCLWSRSLEQIEHIQKQGENRTYLPGFTLPKSLRLEANFSEAIHRLGSHDLLVIATPMAGLAETLVQVLQVAKHALNIVWLCKGLESSSTFLPHQVVEREDRLHNKGIKHAYGVLSGPSFAKEVANGMPCALTVASQSDELCTIVQTAFHHGNMRIYASDDLIGVELGGAIKNVLAIVAGISDGLNLGLNARAAVLTRGLAEMMRLVKAAGGRSETCMGLTGVGDLILTATGDLSRNRQVGLALATGQPLQTILDRLGHVAEGVLCASAVSNLAARLGVEMPITNAMTEVLSGHVGAQEALQKLMGRDPTTEV; encoded by the coding sequence ATGAAAGTGACGCTGCTTGGAGCTGGAGCCTGGGGAACGGCGATGGCCGTTCAGGCTGCTCGTTTTCTTGAGCATGACAAAGTCTGTTTATGGTCGCGCTCCTTGGAGCAGATTGAGCATATCCAAAAACAGGGTGAGAACCGCACCTACTTACCTGGTTTCACATTACCCAAGAGCCTTCGTCTAGAAGCCAACTTTTCTGAGGCGATTCATCGCTTAGGCTCGCATGATCTATTGGTGATTGCAACACCGATGGCTGGTTTAGCAGAGACACTTGTTCAAGTATTGCAAGTTGCAAAACATGCTTTAAACATTGTTTGGCTTTGTAAGGGCTTAGAGTCAAGCTCGACCTTTTTGCCACATCAAGTCGTAGAGCGAGAAGATCGTTTGCATAACAAAGGTATTAAGCATGCATACGGTGTGTTGTCTGGACCCAGTTTTGCCAAAGAGGTAGCCAATGGAATGCCTTGTGCTTTGACGGTGGCCAGTCAATCAGATGAACTATGTACGATTGTGCAAACCGCTTTTCATCATGGCAATATGCGAATCTATGCGAGCGATGATTTGATCGGCGTTGAGTTGGGTGGCGCAATTAAAAATGTACTAGCGATTGTGGCAGGTATTAGTGATGGCTTAAATTTGGGGCTGAATGCGCGTGCAGCAGTTCTCACGCGAGGCTTGGCAGAAATGATGCGTTTGGTCAAAGCAGCCGGCGGACGCTCAGAAACCTGTATGGGATTAACGGGTGTTGGCGATTTGATCTTGACAGCTACCGGTGACCTTTCAAGAAATCGACAAGTGGGCTTAGCGCTTGCTACTGGCCAGCCACTACAAACAATATTAGATAGACTAGGGCATGTAGCTGAAGGCGTTTTATGTGCCTCGGCAGTGAGCAATTTGGCGGCGCGCCTGGGGGTAGAAATGCCTATTACGAATGCGATGACGGAAGTTTTATCCGGTCATGTTGGTGCGCAAGAAGCTTTGCAGAAATTAATGGGTCGCGATCCAACAACAGAAGTCTGA
- the secB gene encoding protein-export chaperone SecB: protein MSDKATSTQDGLDQDQAPSFRIQRVYLKDLSLEQPNAPEILLIPKEPQVQVEIDIAVTRLSDGLFEVCVIGTVTARIEGKVLFLIEANQAGIFEFANIPPEQIDPMLGIACPTILYPYLRSNIADTISRAGFQPIHLNEVNFHGMYEHRLMQAQQAAAGSEDSSAEESKIILPN, encoded by the coding sequence ATGAGCGATAAAGCCACTTCAACTCAAGACGGTTTGGATCAAGATCAGGCCCCGAGCTTTCGGATTCAACGTGTCTATCTAAAAGATCTTTCCTTGGAGCAGCCAAATGCGCCAGAAATATTATTGATTCCAAAAGAACCACAAGTTCAAGTGGAAATCGATATTGCAGTCACCCGTCTTTCAGATGGATTATTTGAGGTCTGCGTTATTGGGACTGTTACCGCTCGCATTGAAGGCAAAGTATTGTTTCTGATTGAAGCCAATCAAGCCGGTATTTTTGAATTTGCCAATATCCCTCCTGAGCAAATTGATCCCATGTTAGGCATTGCTTGCCCAACGATTTTGTATCCTTATTTGCGCTCCAATATTGCTGACACCATCAGCCGCGCTGGCTTCCAGCCAATTCATTTGAATGAAGTCAATTTCCACGGAATGTATGAGCATCGCTTAATGCAGGCTCAACAGGCTGCTGCGGGCTCAGAAGATAGTTCCGCCGAAGAAAGCAAAATCATTCTTCCTAACTAA
- the grxC gene encoding glutaredoxin 3: MPQVLMYSTQVCPYCVMAEKLLQKKGISNLEKILIDKDPAQREIMMTKTGRRTVPQIYIGDTHVGGYDDLVALDRAGQLDLLLA; the protein is encoded by the coding sequence ATGCCACAAGTCTTGATGTATAGCACCCAAGTTTGCCCTTACTGCGTGATGGCCGAAAAGCTTTTGCAGAAAAAAGGTATAAGCAATCTAGAGAAGATTTTGATCGACAAAGATCCAGCTCAGCGCGAAATCATGATGACAAAAACGGGTCGTAGAACCGTGCCACAAATCTATATTGGCGATACCCATGTTGGTGGATATGATGATCTGGTAGCCCTAGATCGTGCTGGACAGTTAGACCTTCTTTTAGCGTAA
- a CDS encoding rhodanese-like domain-containing protein, whose amino-acid sequence MNFFTQIDNLALIALLAVSGIALFLPTLSTLISGKGLSPTEATIWINRRKAYVFDLRSEDAFKAGHLPGAKFVAAATLGAEMGKLKLDRKHPVVLICENGSDSRKAVAVVKTLGFAEVAVLDGGIAAWKAAALPLVK is encoded by the coding sequence ATGAACTTTTTCACTCAAATTGACAATTTAGCGCTGATTGCCTTACTAGCTGTTTCAGGTATCGCACTCTTCCTACCCACATTATCTACGCTTATCAGTGGAAAGGGCCTCTCTCCAACCGAGGCGACGATTTGGATCAATCGTCGTAAGGCCTATGTCTTTGATTTGCGCTCTGAAGATGCCTTTAAAGCAGGTCACTTGCCTGGGGCGAAATTCGTCGCTGCAGCCACCTTGGGGGCTGAGATGGGTAAGCTCAAGCTGGATCGCAAGCATCCAGTGGTCTTAATTTGTGAGAATGGTAGCGACTCCCGCAAGGCTGTTGCAGTGGTCAAAACGCTTGGATTTGCTGAAGTAGCCGTCTTAGACGGCGGAATCGCTGCTTGGAAAGCAGCCGCTTTGCCTTTAGTTAAGTAA
- the gpmA gene encoding 2,3-diphosphoglycerate-dependent phosphoglycerate mutase, with protein sequence MKQLVLIRHGESAWNLENRFTGWADVDLTPNGAKQAHAAGEKLLKAGYVFDIAYTSVLKRAIRTLWGVQDAMDLMWIPVVHSWRLNERHYGALTGLNKAETATQYGDEQVHIWRRSYNIRPPLLETHDERNPQKDRRYEKLHPSEVPLGECLEDNVERVLPLWNESIAPALKGGKRIVLVAHGNSIRALIKYLDQLSDEAIMEVNIPNGMPLVYELDDNLKPIRHFYLD encoded by the coding sequence ATGAAACAACTTGTTCTTATTCGTCACGGCGAATCCGCTTGGAATCTTGAAAACCGCTTCACCGGCTGGGCCGATGTTGATTTGACCCCAAATGGGGCAAAACAAGCGCATGCTGCAGGTGAAAAGCTTCTCAAAGCGGGTTACGTATTTGACATCGCCTATACCTCCGTTCTCAAGCGTGCGATCCGAACCTTGTGGGGCGTTCAAGATGCTATGGACCTCATGTGGATTCCGGTGGTCCATAGTTGGCGTTTAAATGAGCGTCACTATGGCGCATTAACGGGTTTGAATAAAGCAGAGACTGCAACTCAGTATGGTGACGAGCAAGTCCATATTTGGAGAAGGTCATATAACATCCGCCCTCCTCTATTAGAGACGCATGATGAACGCAATCCCCAAAAAGATCGCCGCTATGAAAAACTCCACCCCTCTGAAGTGCCGCTTGGAGAATGCCTGGAAGACAATGTCGAGCGGGTCCTACCATTGTGGAATGAGTCGATCGCCCCTGCACTCAAGGGTGGCAAGCGAATTGTCTTGGTTGCACACGGCAATAGCATCCGGGCACTCATCAAATACTTAGATCAACTTTCTGATGAAGCCATCATGGAAGTGAACATTCCCAATGGTATGCCCTTGGTATATGAGCTTGATGACAATCTCAAGCCCATTCGCCATTTCTATTTAGATTAA
- a CDS encoding S41 family peptidase, whose translation MRQFLKNFALIAIGLIAGVAATIQLSATAQQNTTLPLDELRTLSNVFAQIKREYVEPIEDKQLLTDAVKGMVSSLDPHSTFLDKKDFEEMQELTTGKFAGLGIEITSEDGLVKVLNPIEGSPAERAGLQAGDLITRLDDKPVRGMSLDKAVRTMRGTPGTKITLTIYRKSEERTFPVTITRAEIKVQSVKAKILDKDIAWVRVTSFQERTVPDLAKKLTELAAQDPKLKGIILDLRNNGGGLLQGAVGVAAAFLPNDAVIVSTKGQTQDSKQVFNATPAMYRLNEPGDPLAGVPEIFKKLPMVVLVNAYSASASEIVAGALQDYKRATIIGKTTFGKGSVQTVRPLTNDSALKITTAYYYTPNGRSIQAFGIKPDIAVDQSKDGDPDDVLITREVDSEKHLRNKQASEEKLIADREKRRLEEMQRIEEKNAKKTDQEKEAEKAKAKKPIELGSPDDFMLEQAVSYLNGGTVKRSASKLE comes from the coding sequence ATGCGCCAATTTTTAAAGAATTTTGCCCTCATTGCAATTGGCTTAATTGCTGGAGTTGCAGCAACGATTCAATTGTCGGCAACTGCCCAACAAAATACAACTCTGCCTTTAGATGAGCTTCGCACCCTCTCTAACGTATTTGCCCAGATCAAACGTGAATATGTTGAACCAATCGAAGATAAGCAATTATTAACAGATGCAGTAAAGGGTATGGTCAGTAGCCTTGACCCTCACTCCACATTTCTAGATAAAAAAGATTTTGAAGAGATGCAGGAGCTAACTACAGGTAAGTTTGCTGGTCTCGGAATTGAAATCACCTCTGAGGATGGCTTGGTGAAAGTCTTGAATCCCATTGAAGGCAGTCCCGCAGAGCGTGCTGGCCTTCAGGCTGGGGATTTAATTACTCGCTTAGACGACAAGCCTGTCCGTGGCATGTCTCTTGATAAAGCCGTTCGAACCATGCGTGGCACTCCTGGTACAAAAATTACTTTGACCATTTATCGCAAGAGCGAAGAACGGACATTTCCTGTCACAATCACTCGCGCAGAAATTAAAGTGCAATCAGTCAAAGCCAAGATTTTAGATAAGGATATTGCTTGGGTGCGCGTCACCAGCTTTCAAGAGCGAACCGTTCCAGATCTTGCTAAAAAACTGACTGAGTTGGCAGCGCAAGATCCCAAGCTAAAAGGGATTATCTTGGACCTTCGCAATAATGGTGGTGGCCTCTTACAAGGTGCAGTCGGTGTTGCAGCGGCATTTTTACCAAACGATGCAGTGATTGTTTCTACCAAAGGTCAAACGCAAGATTCAAAGCAAGTATTTAATGCCACTCCAGCCATGTATCGATTAAATGAGCCTGGCGATCCCCTTGCTGGCGTCCCTGAAATCTTTAAGAAACTTCCGATGGTAGTTTTGGTAAACGCCTACTCTGCTTCAGCCTCTGAAATTGTGGCAGGTGCTCTACAAGATTACAAACGTGCAACGATTATCGGTAAGACCACCTTTGGTAAAGGTTCCGTACAAACTGTGCGCCCCCTCACCAATGACAGCGCCCTCAAGATTACGACTGCTTACTACTACACACCTAATGGCAGATCTATTCAAGCTTTTGGTATTAAGCCTGACATTGCGGTAGATCAAAGTAAAGATGGCGATCCAGATGATGTCCTGATTACTCGCGAGGTAGATAGCGAGAAACATCTTCGTAATAAACAGGCATCTGAAGAAAAATTAATTGCTGATCGTGAAAAGCGTCGTTTAGAAGAGATGCAGCGCATTGAAGAAAAAAATGCAAAGAAGACCGATCAAGAAAAAGAAGCTGAAAAGGCTAAGGCTAAAAAGCCTATCGAACTTGGTAGTCCTGATGACTTTATGCTCGAGCAAGCTGTCTCCTACTTAAATGGTGGCACTGTTAAGCGTTCTGCTTCCAAACTCGAATAA
- a CDS encoding HesA/MoeB/ThiF family protein, producing the protein MNDEQLLRYSRHLLLEEIDVAGQEKLLASHAVIIGAGGLGSAATPYLAAAGIGKLTLVDHDQVDLTNLQRQVMHSHKTIGQNKAASGKQFLEQLNSTIELIAVEERASAELLNLLLPTAQIVLDCTDNYATRQLINLACVEHQLPLVSGAALRFDGQVNVFDIRSPESPCYACIFSPEEQFEETNCASMGVFAPLVGIIGSIQAAQALQLLIGFGDPLIGRMLLWNALTTQIDEIRLKRNPECSVCGNRH; encoded by the coding sequence ATGAATGATGAACAGCTACTGCGCTATTCAAGGCACTTGCTTCTCGAAGAGATTGATGTTGCTGGCCAAGAAAAACTGCTTGCCTCACACGCAGTCATTATTGGTGCAGGAGGACTTGGCAGTGCTGCAACCCCCTACCTAGCTGCAGCAGGTATCGGCAAACTGACTTTGGTTGATCATGACCAGGTTGATTTAACCAATCTTCAACGGCAAGTGATGCACTCCCACAAAACGATTGGGCAAAATAAAGCTGCATCTGGAAAACAATTTCTGGAGCAGCTGAATAGCACGATTGAACTCATTGCTGTTGAGGAAAGGGCAAGCGCCGAGTTGCTGAATCTACTTCTGCCAACAGCACAGATTGTCTTGGATTGCACTGATAACTATGCGACAAGACAGCTCATCAATCTCGCTTGTGTCGAGCACCAGTTGCCCTTGGTTTCAGGAGCTGCGCTTCGCTTTGACGGCCAGGTGAATGTCTTTGATATTCGTAGTCCTGAATCACCCTGCTATGCCTGTATCTTTTCTCCAGAGGAGCAGTTTGAAGAAACAAATTGTGCAAGTATGGGTGTCTTTGCCCCACTAGTAGGCATCATTGGGAGCATTCAAGCAGCCCAAGCCCTTCAACTCCTGATCGGCTTTGGTGATCCATTGATCGGCAGAATGCTGCTTTGGAATGCGCTCACCACCCAAATCGATGAAATTCGCTTAAAACGCAATCCTGAATGCTCAGTTTGTGGCAATCGTCACTAA
- the ptsP gene encoding phosphoenolpyruvate--protein phosphotransferase has product MTFALHGIPVSKGIAIGKAVLISRAALEVSHHVIEPGKEEAEAQKLLDAFEQVRLELDQLRKGLPKDAPQEMAAFLDVHGMILADPALAEKPLKLIRTERLNAAWALTTELNDLLEQFSEIEDAYLKERANDIRQVAERVLKALSNQQSDSLQEPDALPTSELGADAIIVAHDIAPHDMLRFKEHAFTGFVTDLGGKTSHTAIVARSMEIPAVLGVRHASEMIRHGDWLILDGEHGVVIVAPDEQLLAEYRALQVKAIEETSKLQNLKHSKTCTADGVAIELFANIELPEDAIQAVEFGAVGVGLFRSEFLFMDRNQALPDEEQQYEEYRRVIELMHGLPVNIRTIDVGADKALGAGSDLSQTGTSPLGLRAIRWSLTEPEIFLTQLRAILRASAHGQARIMIPMLAHAKEIHETFRLIEKAKLQLHQRGQSFNPNIQVGAMIEIPAAALTLPLFIHHFDFLSIGTNDLIQYTLAIDRADHAVAHLYDPLHPAILSLLYTIITQANEAKTPIAICGEMAGDPTLTKLLLAMGLTDFSMHFSQLLLVKREILKANVSELKSHLPEILKAVEPEAQAIALEHLLAS; this is encoded by the coding sequence ATGACATTTGCCTTGCACGGTATTCCGGTATCGAAGGGTATTGCAATTGGCAAGGCAGTGTTGATTTCGCGTGCGGCATTAGAGGTCAGTCACCATGTGATTGAGCCGGGCAAAGAAGAAGCGGAAGCGCAAAAATTATTAGATGCCTTTGAGCAAGTTCGTTTAGAGCTAGATCAGTTGCGCAAAGGCCTGCCTAAAGATGCCCCTCAGGAGATGGCGGCTTTCTTGGATGTTCATGGCATGATTCTGGCCGATCCTGCACTTGCTGAAAAACCACTCAAGCTGATTCGGACTGAGCGCTTAAATGCAGCCTGGGCCCTGACAACCGAATTGAATGATTTACTCGAGCAGTTTTCTGAGATTGAGGATGCCTATCTCAAAGAGCGTGCAAATGATATTCGTCAGGTGGCTGAGCGTGTTTTAAAGGCTCTTAGTAATCAGCAATCCGATTCTTTACAAGAACCCGATGCTCTACCAACGAGCGAGCTTGGAGCAGATGCCATTATCGTTGCGCATGACATTGCTCCGCATGATATGTTGCGTTTTAAAGAACATGCTTTCACGGGCTTTGTAACGGATCTCGGAGGTAAGACCTCGCATACCGCCATTGTGGCGCGCAGTATGGAAATACCTGCAGTGCTTGGCGTGCGACACGCTAGTGAAATGATTCGGCATGGCGATTGGCTCATTTTGGATGGAGAGCATGGGGTAGTGATCGTTGCTCCAGATGAGCAATTATTAGCTGAGTATCGCGCTCTTCAAGTCAAAGCAATCGAAGAAACTAGTAAGTTACAGAATCTGAAGCACTCCAAAACCTGTACAGCAGATGGAGTAGCCATTGAATTATTTGCCAATATTGAGCTTCCTGAAGATGCTATTCAGGCTGTTGAGTTTGGGGCGGTCGGTGTGGGTTTATTTCGTTCTGAATTCTTATTCATGGATCGTAATCAGGCATTGCCAGATGAAGAGCAACAATACGAGGAATATCGGCGCGTTATCGAATTAATGCATGGCTTGCCAGTGAATATCAGGACGATAGACGTGGGCGCAGATAAAGCCCTTGGGGCTGGCAGTGATTTATCGCAAACAGGAACTTCACCATTAGGCTTGCGAGCGATTCGTTGGTCCCTCACTGAACCAGAAATTTTCCTAACGCAATTAAGAGCAATTTTGCGGGCATCAGCTCATGGACAGGCTCGGATCATGATTCCGATGCTGGCGCATGCAAAAGAGATTCATGAAACATTTCGCTTGATTGAAAAGGCCAAACTGCAGTTGCATCAACGAGGCCAATCATTTAATCCCAACATCCAAGTTGGAGCCATGATTGAGATCCCTGCGGCTGCTTTGACGCTTCCTTTATTCATTCACCACTTTGATTTTTTATCGATTGGGACAAACGATTTAATTCAATACACTCTAGCAATTGACCGGGCTGATCATGCCGTGGCACATTTGTATGACCCTTTGCATCCCGCCATCTTGAGTTTGCTTTACACCATCATCACCCAGGCAAATGAAGCGAAGACACCGATTGCTATTTGTGGTGAGATGGCTGGCGACCCTACATTGACTAAGCTATTACTGGCAATGGGCTTAACTGACTTCTCCATGCACTTCAGTCAACTTTTACTGGTGAAGCGTGAGATACTGAAGGCCAATGTCAGTGAGCTCAAATCTCACCTCCCTGAAATACTGAAAGCAGTTGAGCCAGAGGCTCAGGCGATCGCGCTTGAGCACCTCTTAGCGAGTTAG
- a CDS encoding HPr family phosphocarrier protein: MPVADIQIVNKLGLHARASAKLSQLAAEFPCEILLSRNGRQINAKSIMGVMMLAAGIGSTVTLETIGDKADEAMQALTELINNRFGEAE; encoded by the coding sequence ATGCCAGTTGCCGATATTCAGATTGTGAATAAGCTTGGATTACATGCTCGGGCCTCTGCTAAGCTCTCTCAACTAGCGGCTGAGTTTCCCTGTGAAATATTGCTATCACGCAATGGACGTCAAATTAATGCAAAAAGTATTATGGGTGTCATGATGTTAGCCGCCGGTATTGGCAGTACTGTGACGCTTGAAACGATTGGTGATAAAGCGGATGAGGCCATGCAGGCCTTAACCGAGCTGATTAATAATCGTTTTGGTGAGGCTGAATAA